A section of the Mycoplasmopsis synoviae ATCC 25204 genome encodes:
- a CDS encoding carbohydrate ABC transporter permease gives MKLQAKNPVKEFLKTKLFAQQFLIKKQSQGKKTISSTVLDKKIPAWKTLLILSPAIFLLILFTVIPLIFNIQTSFTDRANRFTLQNYVTTFTDIRFAIGFRNSFIYGILVLPFVMIISLVISSLIASLYRKYAKGIWQSVFFMPYITNSVAISLAFVQIFASNGILNQIIGGNTPWLQTGNTQTFNALVALIINGVWGGLAFNILIFTTAMLGIDKNLYKSAAIDGCGGIKTFFTITIPSIKGTINFLITLGIIGGIKVFPLALFQNSPTDAVANGASTIMIYVYIVTQIGNFQLAGAASLSLFIIGIIYSSVIRGGFFTIQLSFTFLGERNVWVKVKNTDLLQSKKIKS, from the coding sequence ATGAAGTTGCAAGCTAAAAATCCTGTTAAAGAATTTTTAAAAACCAAGCTTTTCGCGCAACAGTTTTTAATTAAAAAACAATCGCAAGGTAAAAAAACTATTTCATCAACAGTTTTAGATAAAAAAATTCCAGCTTGAAAGACACTTTTAATTCTTTCTCCTGCGATATTTTTACTTATTTTATTTACCGTTATACCTTTAATTTTTAACATTCAAACCTCATTTACTGATCGGGCAAATAGATTTACGCTTCAAAACTACGTAACTACATTTACTGACATTAGATTTGCAATCGGTTTTAGAAACTCATTTATTTATGGAATATTAGTTCTTCCATTTGTAATGATTATTTCACTTGTTATATCAAGTTTAATTGCATCTTTATATCGAAAATACGCTAAAGGTATATGACAATCTGTTTTCTTTATGCCATATATAACAAATTCAGTAGCAATTTCACTTGCTTTTGTACAAATATTTGCCTCAAATGGGATATTAAATCAAATAATAGGCGGAAATACTCCATGACTTCAAACTGGAAATACTCAAACTTTTAATGCATTAGTAGCGCTAATTATTAACGGAGTTTGAGGAGGGCTTGCCTTTAACATTTTAATATTTACAACCGCAATGCTTGGAATTGACAAAAACTTGTACAAATCAGCTGCAATTGATGGTTGTGGTGGAATTAAAACCTTTTTTACAATTACAATTCCTTCTATTAAAGGAACTATAAACTTTTTAATTACGCTGGGAATAATCGGTGGAATTAAAGTTTTCCCACTTGCATTATTTCAAAATAGTCCAACTGACGCGGTAGCCAATGGTGCTTCAACTATAATGATTTATGTTTATATAGTTACTCAAATTGGAAACTTCCAACTAGCCGGAGCTGCATCGCTTTCATTATTTATAATCGGAATTATCTATTCATCTGTGATTCGTGGAGGATTTTTCACGATTCAATTATCATTTACATTCTTAGGGGAGAGAAATGTTTGGGTTAAAGTTAAAAACACTGATTTACTTCAATCAAAGAAAATTAAAAGCTAG
- a CDS encoding carbohydrate ABC transporter permease codes for MFGLKLKTLIYFNQRKLKASAEKSSSIVKDSSFTGVLFSSVLKLISLCFFGVIILFPFFLMISLSLFNDIESQNLANEFKLIPSFSKGPSFKNGALQDLPWKEVVQNTYTRAFSTGYWNSLIITFLNVLVSVVLKVIVTMLMGYAFSLKNWRGKNVIWFFVLALLVLPEIALLSGQLQVVFRLKLNATYFGFVLTIALPFVASIFNAIMYKTAFEAIPDRIKEVALVDGAVGHKYFLKIAAPMVLPTTLTVVILTALAAWNAYLWPSLTSTGSTKDFQVLSVWLFKAGIDPDVQDSSANIQQNVKMAASIIAILPMFLVYLLFRKRIMAAISRQGSTIKG; via the coding sequence ATGTTTGGGTTAAAGTTAAAAACACTGATTTACTTCAATCAAAGAAAATTAAAAGCTAGTGCTGAAAAATCTTCATCAATAGTTAAAGATTCGAGTTTTACTGGCGTTTTATTTTCTAGCGTTTTAAAATTAATTTCACTTTGTTTTTTTGGTGTAATTATTTTATTTCCGTTTTTCTTAATGATAAGCCTTTCGCTTTTTAACGATATTGAATCACAAAATCTAGCCAACGAATTTAAACTTATTCCTTCATTTTCTAAAGGGCCTAGCTTTAAAAATGGAGCTCTTCAAGATCTTCCTTGAAAAGAAGTAGTTCAAAATACCTATACAAGAGCATTTTCAACTGGGTATTGAAACTCGCTAATTATTACCTTTTTAAACGTTTTAGTTTCAGTGGTGCTAAAAGTTATAGTAACCATGCTTATGGGATATGCATTTAGCCTTAAAAACTGAAGAGGAAAAAACGTTATTTGATTCTTTGTTTTAGCGCTTTTAGTTCTTCCAGAAATAGCACTTCTTTCTGGACAGCTACAAGTGGTATTTAGATTAAAACTTAACGCTACATACTTTGGATTTGTTTTAACAATAGCACTTCCTTTTGTTGCTAGCATATTTAACGCGATAATGTATAAAACTGCCTTTGAAGCTATTCCAGATAGAATTAAAGAAGTAGCACTAGTAGATGGAGCTGTAGGACACAAATACTTTTTAAAAATTGCCGCTCCTATGGTTTTACCTACCACATTAACCGTGGTAATACTAACAGCTCTAGCGGCGTGAAATGCCTACCTATGACCTTCGCTAACTTCAACTGGAAGCACAAAAGATTTCCAAGTTCTATCAGTTTGATTATTTAAAGCCGGAATAGATCCTGATGTTCAAGATTCATCGGCAAACATTCAACAAAACGTAAAAATGGCAGCATCAATTATTGCAATTCTTCCAATGTTTTTAGTTTATCTATTATTTAGAAAAAGAATTATGGCAGCTATCTCAAGACAAGGAAGCACAATTAAAGGGTAG
- a CDS encoding P68 family surface lipoprotein has product MKQKIFISLSAIASIGLGLSAIACSGANQSGNPGSNNPVNGQGELQERRANSLLGANPEGRNNAFQQDKKEKIVLAANFLGSTAQANALVELANAYNSDPDVKTKYAGFFKPVEVEQIGSTYSDGAKKVAQYLKAKNKSAFYNLVLNHPSVAAELAKSNMLLSFNDSLGRENLDTDVSLFSSLFTDANTNTENIKNPSTYILPAMKSTMVSSVNGPVLYYILKTMVDNGATLSQDKDTQDFYNALMKTSSSDLEFIKQKWGNPVDNARTLVTSANLTISKDMFNKYEDLLNFAIVAQKLFTNSANNQNDLHIVGMDFSTVTLKTSVFPIVGNDYSKSLEAPSKVAGTNKVSYNSLSTTGSPAQVAARTVYNKLKDAAGSGAVVLQPLGQYSSGKQIYHNFALSIGSTAGYLYNFIDDIAASALRFTFDSSLDKFSFDDNDNPAASNYNNRYFVSFKQGSEYLSASAKDKNKTNEVLLSFGKNNNALIASGGKTASGSDFHMVDVESDQALKTALAEVTKDDNQENYKLLILRQSSNDDNQLATMKAKVMNLASKDTKKELVYAGVAKGGSSSRPRNAVLVFVKTSNNNFVKTDLEKYGKQLGASVSQLTSANSLNKSELVVMNAPGKWNKNSTKNVAFLRGPSLIGIKANEEDDNATKAFVHWLVTNKKTYTFFSGKNNEVSASPSEFFQRQMSYLMPIASFETSTTKFNNGFLDNALEVFSSAAKDPQNWTTYEPPGSELGDLFDQALDSAFRNLGNQALVNTSADKLQSFEAFVNSFTEIFGSSN; this is encoded by the coding sequence ATGAAACAGAAAATTTTTATTTCTTTATCAGCTATAGCTTCTATAGGTTTAGGCCTTAGTGCAATAGCTTGCTCTGGAGCAAATCAAAGCGGCAATCCTGGAAGTAATAATCCAGTTAATGGCCAAGGCGAGTTGCAAGAAAGAAGAGCTAATTCACTTTTAGGAGCCAATCCCGAAGGGCGAAATAACGCCTTCCAGCAGGATAAAAAAGAAAAAATCGTGCTAGCGGCTAACTTTTTAGGATCTACCGCACAAGCTAACGCACTTGTTGAGCTAGCCAACGCATATAACTCAGATCCTGATGTTAAGACTAAATATGCTGGATTTTTCAAGCCTGTTGAAGTTGAACAAATCGGATCAACTTATTCAGATGGAGCTAAAAAAGTAGCCCAGTATTTAAAAGCTAAAAATAAAAGCGCATTTTACAATCTAGTGCTTAATCACCCAAGCGTGGCAGCCGAGCTTGCAAAAAGCAATATGCTACTAAGCTTTAATGACTCTCTTGGAAGAGAAAATCTAGATACCGATGTTTCGCTTTTTAGCAGCTTATTTACCGATGCTAATACAAACACCGAAAACATTAAAAACCCATCCACATATATTTTGCCAGCGATGAAATCAACTATGGTTTCATCAGTAAACGGACCGGTTTTATATTACATTCTTAAAACCATGGTAGATAATGGCGCTACATTATCGCAAGATAAAGATACCCAAGACTTTTATAACGCATTAATGAAAACTTCTTCATCAGATTTGGAATTTATCAAACAAAAATGAGGAAATCCAGTTGATAACGCTAGAACTTTAGTTACATCAGCGAATTTAACAATATCTAAAGATATGTTTAATAAATATGAAGATTTATTAAACTTTGCAATAGTGGCTCAAAAATTATTTACCAACTCTGCAAATAATCAAAACGATTTACATATTGTTGGAATGGACTTTTCTACCGTTACTTTAAAAACTAGTGTTTTTCCAATTGTAGGAAATGACTACTCTAAATCACTAGAAGCTCCTAGCAAGGTAGCAGGAACTAATAAAGTAAGCTACAATTCACTTTCAACTACTGGTTCTCCTGCTCAAGTTGCAGCTAGAACAGTTTATAACAAGCTAAAAGACGCAGCCGGTTCTGGCGCAGTAGTACTTCAGCCTTTAGGGCAATATTCATCAGGGAAGCAAATTTATCATAACTTTGCGCTTTCTATAGGATCAACTGCTGGTTATTTATATAACTTTATTGACGATATCGCAGCATCAGCTTTAAGATTTACCTTTGATAGCTCGCTAGATAAATTTAGCTTTGATGATAACGATAACCCAGCGGCTTCTAATTATAATAATAGATATTTTGTAAGCTTTAAGCAAGGTAGTGAATATCTTAGCGCAAGTGCTAAAGATAAAAATAAAACCAATGAAGTGCTACTAAGCTTTGGTAAAAACAATAACGCTTTAATAGCCTCAGGTGGCAAAACTGCTTCAGGATCAGATTTCCACATGGTAGATGTTGAATCAGATCAAGCACTTAAAACCGCTTTAGCTGAAGTTACTAAAGATGACAATCAAGAAAATTACAAACTTCTAATTTTAAGACAATCAAGTAATGATGATAATCAACTAGCAACCATGAAAGCTAAAGTTATGAATCTAGCATCAAAAGATACTAAAAAAGAACTTGTATATGCTGGAGTTGCTAAAGGTGGATCGTCATCTAGACCTAGAAATGCAGTTCTTGTATTTGTTAAAACTTCAAATAATAATTTTGTAAAAACTGACTTAGAAAAATACGGAAAACAGCTAGGAGCTAGTGTTAGCCAGCTAACTTCTGCTAATTCACTAAATAAATCTGAATTAGTGGTAATGAATGCTCCTGGAAAATGAAATAAAAATTCAACTAAAAATGTGGCCTTTTTAAGAGGGCCAAGTCTAATTGGAATTAAAGCCAATGAAGAAGACGATAACGCTACAAAAGCTTTTGTTCACTGGCTAGTAACAAACAAAAAAACTTACACTTTCTTTAGTGGAAAAAACAATGAAGTTAGCGCTAGTCCTTCAGAATTTTTCCAAAGACAAATGTCATATTTAATGCCTATTGCTAGTTTTGAAACTTCAACAACTAAATTCAACAATGGCTTTCTAGATAATGCTCTTGAAGTATTTTCAAGTGCAGCTAAAGATCCACAAAACTGAACAACATACGAGCCTCCTGGATCAGAACTTGGTGATTTATTTGATCAAGCCTTAGATTCAGCCTTTAGAAATCTAGGTAACCAAGCTTTAGTAAATACTTCAGCTGATAAGCTACAAAGCTTTGAAGCATTTGTAAATTCATTTACTGAAATCTTTGGATCTTCAAACTAA
- a CDS encoding ATP-binding cassette domain-containing protein gives MLNTIKKLLKQVNLNKLQVTDEDMAALKKYREIYDKQHEKDISSIELKNLNIDFGETLAVDNVSFKIPEGKLITLLGPSGCGKTTTLNAIAGLLTPTSGKILFRGKDVTHFTPQKRKLGFVFQNYALYPHLSVYSNITFPLKNDENWKNKTFMKRIKARMDIDLLYLEDMNVPKAELEELKNSFLRWRFIKNELEYQNSVLYAKLSDDLEKAHSEYKLESVKYNAKKTLSAKKTLEEQKKAKEEYNFASKKVADDYKLAKQNNIVETSWKDASFLSDSKFDFKLDLKTDLETKKTQVKELKDLLKELRSKELKEYSYWDREKLLKLVLKLTQDLLKLNFALENQQLSTVDKQNLALKLEAYKKAKEDFKKILDENQEYKTLKTHLKRLPLVAEKVFFDKWRELRKHLEGKNLKEFQNSWSEEKHEKLKEYSKDNVSLKKAIHNEVMEVAKRVEITKILQKKPTRLSGGQQQRVSIARAIVKKPDILLMDEPLSNLDAKLRISTRQWIRQIQQSLKITTVFVTHDQEEAMSISDIVICMDFGKVKQIGSPIELYNKPNNLFVAKFLGMPEMGLFPATFEKNKIKVNNLTLKNKFKVANKDFADLQIGVRAEDFVLHRYKKDADFSGRIIVKENFGKESKLVVEIENVGNVNFLVSNDANYKLYDEIHFSLPVNKLHVFDSLTSERLEYEVAS, from the coding sequence ATGTTAAATACCATTAAAAAACTTTTAAAACAAGTTAATCTAAATAAGCTTCAAGTTACCGATGAAGATATGGCTGCGCTTAAAAAATATCGTGAAATCTACGATAAGCAGCACGAAAAAGATATCTCATCTATCGAACTTAAAAACCTTAACATTGACTTTGGTGAAACGCTAGCCGTTGATAACGTTTCATTTAAAATCCCAGAAGGAAAGCTTATTACTCTGCTAGGGCCTTCAGGTTGTGGAAAAACTACAACACTAAATGCCATCGCAGGGCTGCTAACTCCTACTAGTGGAAAAATTCTTTTTAGAGGAAAAGACGTAACTCATTTTACTCCTCAAAAAAGAAAGCTAGGGTTCGTTTTCCAAAACTATGCTTTATATCCTCATTTAAGCGTTTATTCAAATATAACCTTCCCGCTTAAAAATGATGAAAACTGAAAAAATAAAACTTTCATGAAAAGAATTAAGGCAAGAATGGATATTGATCTTTTATATCTAGAAGATATGAACGTTCCTAAAGCCGAGCTAGAAGAGCTTAAAAATTCATTTTTAAGATGAAGATTTATCAAAAACGAACTTGAATACCAAAATTCAGTTCTTTATGCTAAGCTTAGCGATGATCTCGAAAAAGCTCACTCTGAATATAAACTAGAATCAGTTAAATATAATGCCAAAAAAACACTAAGCGCTAAAAAAACACTAGAAGAGCAAAAAAAGGCAAAAGAAGAATACAACTTTGCTTCTAAAAAAGTAGCCGATGACTATAAGCTTGCTAAGCAAAATAATATCGTAGAAACTTCATGAAAAGACGCTAGCTTTTTATCAGATTCAAAATTTGACTTCAAGCTTGATTTAAAAACAGATCTAGAAACTAAAAAAACTCAAGTTAAAGAGCTTAAAGATCTTTTAAAAGAGCTAAGATCAAAAGAGCTAAAAGAATACAGCTACTGAGATAGAGAAAAACTTCTTAAACTAGTTTTAAAGCTAACCCAAGACTTATTAAAACTAAACTTTGCTTTAGAAAATCAGCAGCTTTCTACCGTTGACAAACAAAACTTAGCCCTAAAACTAGAAGCTTATAAAAAAGCTAAAGAAGACTTCAAAAAAATCTTAGATGAAAACCAAGAATATAAAACTCTTAAAACTCATCTAAAAAGACTTCCACTAGTAGCTGAAAAAGTTTTCTTCGATAAATGAAGAGAGCTTAGAAAACACCTTGAAGGTAAAAATCTTAAAGAGTTTCAAAATTCATGATCAGAAGAAAAACATGAAAAACTAAAAGAATACTCAAAAGATAACGTTTCACTTAAAAAAGCAATCCACAACGAAGTTATGGAAGTTGCTAAAAGAGTTGAAATTACCAAAATTCTTCAAAAGAAACCAACAAGACTTTCAGGTGGTCAACAACAAAGGGTATCTATCGCTAGAGCTATTGTTAAAAAACCAGATATTTTATTAATGGACGAGCCGCTATCAAACTTAGATGCTAAACTTAGAATTTCAACTCGTCAATGAATTAGACAGATTCAACAATCTCTTAAAATAACAACCGTTTTTGTTACTCACGACCAAGAAGAGGCAATGAGCATCTCTGACATCGTTATTTGTATGGATTTTGGTAAAGTAAAACAAATTGGTTCTCCTATCGAGCTATATAACAAACCAAATAACTTATTTGTGGCCAAATTCCTTGGAATGCCTGAAATGGGACTCTTCCCTGCAACTTTTGAAAAAAATAAAATCAAAGTTAATAATTTAACTCTAAAAAATAAATTTAAAGTAGCAAATAAAGACTTTGCTGATCTTCAAATTGGAGTTAGAGCTGAAGATTTTGTTTTACATAGATATAAAAAAGATGCCGACTTTAGCGGAAGAATTATCGTAAAAGAAAACTTCGGTAAAGAATCTAAATTAGTAGTTGAAATTGAAAATGTGGGTAATGTTAACTTTTTAGTATCAAACGACGCTAACTACAAGCTATATGATGAAATTCACTTTAGCTTGCCAGTTAATAAACTTCACGTTTTTGATAGCTTAACTTCTGAAAGGCTTGAATATGAAGTTGCAAGCTAA
- a CDS encoding coiled-coil domain-containing protein yields the protein MRKKLKFFLAGAAVLTLPAISVSCLYENDKTIKFARTFLNENAILEKQKSMPKHQNLVVQKFLDALYSSNLLTYTFSDFDYRIKANISGFSLTQKINGSSVSATEDEIRKALEEFLKDTPFYASYLVNKNTKNDYLKFSNDTVKRVNFSVPQGIFNTIPTFIFNPIEEKYKSEFLTLSDFQNNIEKAYQMARSIFREFSFFINKEEDNKVAAEPEKFQSVLGINSGFGATYLIDGVNPSTRGKDDGFKVLDSDTLDDPELQKLFLSDYQRFVSLYPHLLFFESITSVRNRITSAQASIEAIEKTISSTSNSAQRQSLSQSLKSFQDIKDTAEKEIEKFNSDRQEMKNLSDELVALNNSTNADENLKKQKQDELDKLVAFYQEDIDKIKSKFARNSRNSFTDIYHLNELFAKILFTFGAYKTQIIRGSYQEADPANPGETKKQTIWWLEVFDYKDSKWKIIDVYKDYLMVDKLGEENSSNNVLNNLNYKVQLYISLPSNYKIDSEFKDIAHIKSNIQ from the coding sequence ATGAGAAAAAAACTTAAATTTTTCCTAGCTGGAGCTGCAGTGCTGACTCTTCCTGCTATTAGCGTTTCATGTTTATATGAAAATGATAAAACCATTAAATTTGCTAGAACATTTTTAAATGAAAATGCCATTTTAGAAAAACAAAAATCAATGCCAAAGCATCAAAATTTAGTTGTTCAAAAATTTTTAGATGCTTTATATAGTTCAAATTTATTAACATATACTTTTAGTGATTTTGACTATCGTATTAAAGCCAATATTTCAGGATTTTCTCTAACTCAAAAAATCAATGGATCTAGCGTTAGTGCCACTGAAGATGAAATTAGAAAAGCTCTTGAAGAGTTTTTAAAAGATACTCCATTTTACGCGTCTTATTTAGTGAATAAAAACACAAAAAATGACTATCTAAAATTCAGTAACGACACTGTTAAAAGAGTTAATTTTTCAGTTCCTCAAGGAATATTTAATACCATCCCTACTTTTATATTTAACCCAATCGAAGAAAAATATAAAAGTGAATTTTTAACTTTATCAGACTTCCAAAACAACATTGAAAAAGCCTACCAAATGGCTAGATCAATTTTTAGAGAATTTTCATTTTTCATAAACAAAGAAGAAGATAATAAAGTAGCCGCTGAACCTGAAAAATTCCAAAGCGTTTTAGGAATTAATTCTGGTTTTGGAGCTACATATCTAATCGATGGAGTTAACCCAAGTACTAGAGGAAAAGATGATGGATTTAAAGTTTTAGATAGCGACACACTTGACGATCCAGAGCTGCAAAAACTATTTTTATCAGACTATCAGAGATTTGTATCTTTATATCCACATTTACTTTTCTTTGAAAGCATAACTTCTGTTAGAAATAGAATAACTTCAGCGCAAGCTAGCATTGAAGCTATCGAAAAAACTATTTCATCTACAAGTAATTCAGCACAAAGACAATCACTATCACAAAGTCTTAAAAGCTTTCAAGATATTAAAGATACCGCTGAAAAAGAAATTGAAAAATTTAACTCAGATAGACAAGAAATGAAAAATCTATCAGATGAATTAGTAGCTTTAAATAATTCTACAAATGCTGATGAAAATCTCAAAAAACAAAAGCAAGACGAATTAGATAAATTAGTAGCTTTTTATCAAGAAGATATCGATAAAATCAAATCTAAATTTGCAAGAAATAGCAGAAATTCATTTACTGATATTTACCATTTAAATGAATTATTTGCCAAAATTTTATTTACCTTTGGTGCATATAAAACTCAAATCATTCGTGGAAGCTATCAAGAGGCTGATCCTGCAAACCCAGGAGAGACTAAAAAACAAACAATTTGATGACTTGAAGTCTTTGACTACAAAGACTCAAAATGAAAAATTATTGATGTATATAAAGACTATTTAATGGTCGATAAATTAGGTGAAGAAAATTCTTCAAATAATGTATTGAATAATTTAAATTATAAAGTACAATTATATATATCTTTACCTAGCAATTATAAAATTGACTCAGAGTTTAAAGATATAGCCCATATAAAATCAAACATACAATAA